In a genomic window of Phycodurus eques isolate BA_2022a chromosome 2, UOR_Pequ_1.1, whole genome shotgun sequence:
- the LOC133399264 gene encoding polycystin-1-like protein 2 isoform X4: protein MSTLMFSNKRYRSLQQNSHKTDECLLLLMDSPHLCLCTGVICTAQSQTAINLTYFVAGELDALSCPEYQEGFDGSCYKFVGLQRPFLGAQKWCERRGGHVAFILNDETQRFLQRHLDPKKDWWLGLAPAAPNLTLETDATAVSLAWLDGSDVSYDNWANKPDAQASCGHIVKMSGFRWEASENCTRELNFICQFDSRRSIACDGQNATLQCGSGQVIEIDDSFYGRKTVHYCRTKLPTTPSPPQDKCTWTDVADSVKGSCHGLQACQAPADAKSYGEPCPLLGSYLSVEYHCKDGLHLLMSNLAAVFDNVTINIKWLLQPYEGNLTCALNAGDGHTIDAITPEETESTVMHKFKTPGLFVVTMECSTSDWHVTAQKAISIQEPVGQFGDIKCHSTNTSDGSTNCTLLYNGGSVEVQVTVETGTNVTYILQYEDVILANTSADQGITPHNVTLNSSAVEQLRHGCNNLTLSAFNKVTTQAVSTQFELCLLEPVEGLQASVIAEEDQCPDSSDLIVGVSLERGAPVQLLFTLTVNNVTHLETRDMLNGSLQTYTFGRPVEGLFELTVQALNAFSASDFNVSLESIFLACKNYSDFENMATGESYDLKVISTPESVVDSTHNVTLSINGSVSLPSKGLKYKWNCRGDCKCSNQTNYETHVIDKQCLPNPFEMAVYTVTVKKTAWFRKWVRLASASKCIAVVPEELKNVTVSCDNCTSINVSNPVKLRLSCVATCPDVNWYMEDPKPLRGDLKNCYSHERRRPLMKKQQGNSEFLVNIQQLKYSRENLVNITVIVQGKSELGYAKYTLPIPDPEPTEAPSDAAPPTCSIFPLSGTVLDSFDIICQAGSFCSSGCLYCFKTDRGKHLRCSNKELVKSVLLPVGDEKNNYNLSIVVTVKNKYTEVTTAVHTQVRNNNSSASVETLQSVLEDTVSQLEQDGLLSGEALGQIVTSVADLLNTETDEDQKDARKKLREQMLTKMTAVLLDSPSNTSHEVHVTARAVAELTQRSDELSPAAQEEASSLLVDLSSSLNTISVNQDISGDDGEVVDGAAPIVEAASNILNASSNQKVSNSLLTGINNVQNALLNHKKLNGDPIIIDSHQISVYVNRLSPENMQMQDINIERGSASRFSFPTLPSDVFLSDEPVDVRMMSFEKNPYSWKGGNISGTVGSVSLTRTNGTVIPVENLPEEIEIILPRLDVGLENSTVLDLANFSTLIIDVPSPDVTLVLKMDPSENITFMVLLGYKNYPTTEEYVAKTQMPLENVKEEEKYTWVLSPKERSGDAGVHFLVLKPKVEPGVKSVNATVSIVTIAAQCKYWDEEGSSWSEEGCRVGPLTTPLLTQCLCNHLTFFGSSFFVMPNLVDVTRTAELFTTFFNNPVVVCFVGAIFCAYLLVVVWARRKDIQDSAKVKITVLEDNDPLAEYCYMLTIGTGHRHGASTSSQVTLTLLGTEGESEPHHLSDREKPVFERGGEDVFLLTTHFSLGELQSIRLWHDNSGTHPAWYVNKVMVQDLETGQKWHFLCNSWFAVDVGECTLDKVFPVATEEDLKRFSNLFFMKTAKDFRDGHIWFSVISRPPCSTFTRVQRVSCCFSLLLCTMLTSIMFWGIPTDPSEQTMDLGHIEFTWQQVMIGIQSSIIMFPINLLIVSIFRNTRPREKAPKSDKTKQGKTVRVSPSQTSSPQKEQKDITPDTVLKDIKRIAQSLSKAMKSPLPHLALRPGQQTDINTLLSLVEDIIRQQNRTSSDFYTDTAKRERSILSLGAVDLQEKSVWGSPEKTSDGVQKKSNNSRYLYRQLRHVEKKLGFLGSSRFPNPDIYNKAMQQVQGMKNLLEFHLPSHSLDGEQSERSPSPEESVNKGPAKKCCQGGLPWWFVFVGWILVIATSGVSGYFTMMYGLTYGKDRSISWLISMVVSFFESLFITQPLKVLGFAAFFALVLKKVDQEEYGEAQIDESLKNSDDPDGVRAARRDSTCSFYQPPPPTDIEKMRNNMIKEQKVFALIREILAYMGFMWMLLLVAYGQRDPNAYFLTQHIRQSFSKGISDTMSIQDVFNWANTTLLSNLFGEHPGFITDGNSKLVGNARLRQLRVQNNSCHVARRMQQAVHDCHALYSWESEDMGSYSPGWNYSEADNTSQNLPSPWKYQSQSKLRAYPIWGSMMLYGGGGFVVALGPDLDNSSRSLQYLYENRWFDAYTQAIFVEFTVYNANVNLFCIVRLMLETTAIVPE from the exons aTGTCAACTttaatgttttcaaataaacgCTATCGGTCTCTGCAACAAAACAGCCACAAGACAGATGAATGCCTCCTGCTTTTAATG GACAGCCCTCATCTTTGTTTGTGCACAGGAGTTATATGCACAGCGCAAAGCCAGACAGCCATCAA CTTGACTTATTTTGTTGCAGGAGAACTAGATGCTCTCTCCTGCCCTGAATATCAGGAGGGCTTTGATGGCTCCTGCTACAAGTTTGTGGGTCTGCAGCGTCCTTTCCTCGGTGCCCAGAAATGGTGCGAGAGACGAGGAGGACACGTAGCCTTCATCCTGAATGACGAGACGCAGCGGTTCCTTCAGAGGCACCTCGATCCAAAGAAAGACTGGTGGCTCGGACTGGCGCCTGCTGCACCGAACCTCACTCTGGAAACTGATGCCACTGCGG TTTCTCTGGCGTGGCTGGATGGCTCAGATGTCAGCTACGATAATTGGGCGAACAAGCCTGATGCACAAGCATCCTGTGGACATATTGTCAAAATGTCAGGCTTCCGGTGGGAAGCGTCAGAAAATTGTACTCGGGAACTTAACTTTATCTGCCAGTTTG ATTCTAGGAGATCTATTGCCTGTGACGGCCAAAACGCCACATTGCAGTGCGGCTCTGGTCAAGTCATAGAAATAGATGATAGCTTCTATGGTCGAAAAACAGTTCACTACTGCCGGACCAAACTCCCCACCACGCCCTCACCTCCTCAGGATAAGTGCACCTGGACAGATGTCGCAGACTCGGTGAAAG GGAGTTGCCACGGACTACAGGCCTGCCAAGCTCCAGCAGATGCCAAGTCTTATGGTGAACCCTGTCCTCTGTTAGGAAGTTACTTGTCTGTGGAGTACCACTGCAAAGATG GACTCCACTTGCTGATGAGTAACTTGGCAGCGGTATTTGATAATGTTACTATCAATATCAAGTGGCTCCTGCAACCTTATGAGGGAAACCTTACATGCGCTCTGAATGCTGGAGATGGCCACACTATTGATGCCATCACCCCAGAAGA GACGGAGAGCACAGTAATGCACAAATTCAAAACCCCTGGACTTTTTGTGGTCACAATGGAGTGTTCTACCAGTGATTGGCATGTGACAGCCCAAAAAGCCATCAGCATCCAGGAGCCTGTGGGTCAGTTTGGAGACATCAAGTGCCATAGTACCAACACATCAGACGGTAGCACTAACTGCACCCTGCTTTACAACGGAGGGTCTGTTGAAGTTCAGGTCACAGTGGAAACAG GCACAAACGTTACCTACATACTTCAATATGAGGATGTTATACTTGCAAACACCTCGGCTGACCAAGGGATCACACCCCACAATGTTACATTGAATTCAAGTGCAGTGGAGCAGCTTAGGCATGGCTGTAACAACCTGACTTTAAGCGCCTTCAATAAGGTCACAACCCAAGCAGTGTCCACCCAGTTTGAACTGTGTCTGCTGGAGCCTGTTGAGGGGCTGCAAGCCTCAGTGATAGCAGAGGAAGACCAGTGTCCCGACTCCAGTGACCTCATCGTTGGTGTCTCGCTGGAGCGTGGAGCCCCTGTGCAGCTTCTCTTTACACTGACTGTCAACAATGTCACTCACCTGGAGACCAGAGACATGCTCAATGGAAGCTTACAAACGTATACCTTTGGAAGGCCAGTTGAAG gtTTGTTTGAATTGACTGTGCAAGCTTTGAATGCTTTCTCGGCCTCCGATTTTAACGTGAGCCTAGAAAGCATATTCCTGGCATGCAAGAACTACTCTGACTTTGAAAACATG gctACTGGTGAATCTTATGACTTGAAAGTAATTTCTACTCCAGAATCTGTGGTTGACTCCACTCACAATGTCACCCTCAGCATTAATGGAAGTGTTTCATTACCCAGCAAAGGACTCAAATATAAGTGGAATTGTA GAGGGGACTGCAAATGCAGCAATCAAACAAATTACGAAACACACGTGATTGACAAACAGTGTCTTCCGAATCCATTTGAGATGGCCGTCTACACTGTGACTGTGAAGAAAACGGCCTGGTTTAGAAAATGGGTCCGACTAGCTTCTGCTTCCAAGTGCATTGCTGTTGTTCCAGAGGAATTAAAAAATGTCACCGTCAG TTGTGATAATTGCACTTCAATTAATGTGAGCAACCCTGTAAAGCTGAGACTGAGCTGTGTGGCGACTTGCCCAGATGTCAACTGGTACATGGAGGATCCAAAACCTCTGAGG GGTGATCTTAAAAACTGTTACTCACACGAAAGAAGAAGGCCACTGATGAAGAAGCAACAGGGCAACTCAGAGTTTCTTGTAAACATCCAACAGCTGAAATATTCAAGGGAGAATTTGGTGAACATCACTGTGATTGTTCAAG GAAAATCAGAGCTAGGCTATGCCAAGTACACACTACCCATACCGGATCCGGAGCCAACTGAAGCCCCTTCAGATGCCGCCCCTCCGACGTGCAGCATCTTTCCACTATCAGGCACTGTGCTTGACTCATTCGATATCATCTGCCAAGCTGGTTCTTTCTGTTCTTCGGGCTGTCTGTATTGCTTCAAGACAGACAGAG GCAAACATCTGCGTTGCAGTAATAAAGAATTGGTGAAATCTGTTTTATTGCCCGTTGGAGATGAGAAGAACAATTACAATTTGTCTATTGTGGTgactgtcaaaaataaatatacagaaGTTACCACGGCCGTCCACACTCAG GTTCGGAACAACAACTCCAGTGCTTCCGTGGAGACTCTGCAGTCAGTTTTAGAAGACACAGTCTCCCAGTTAGAGCAGGATGGTCTTCTCTCTGGCGAGGCCCTCGGCCAAATAGTCACCTCTGTAGCTGACCTGCTCAACACCGAGACTGACGAGGATCAGAAGGACGCAAGGAAGAAG CTTAGAGAGCAGATGCTGACCAAAATGACCGCAGTGCTGCTGGACTCTCCATCAAACACCAGTCACGAGGTACATGTGACAGCCAGAGCTGTGGCTGAACTCACACAGCGCTCAGATGAGCTCAGCCCCGCTGCCCAG GAAGAAGCAAGTTCATTGTTGGTGGACCTAAGCTCCTCCCTCAACACTATCAGTGTTAATCAGGATATTAGCGGTGACGATGGAGAAGTTGTGGATGGAGCTGCACCAATAGTTGAAGCGGCCAGTAATATTTTGAATGCTTCGTCAAAT CAAAAGGTTTCCAACTCCCTTCTGACTGGGATAAACAATGTACAGAATGCCTTGTTGAATCATAAAAAGTTGAATGGAGATCCTATCATCATTGACTCTCATCAGATCAGTGTGTATGTCAACAG ACTTTCTCCAGAAAACATGCAGATGCAGGATATAAACATCGAGAGGGGCAGCGCGTCTAGATTTTCTTTTCCAACTCTGCCTTCTGATGTTTTCTTATCAGATGAGCCTGTGGATGTCAGA ATGATGAGTTTTGAAAAGAACCCGTATTCGTGGAAAGGTGGAAACATTTCGGGAACTGTGGGATCTGTGTCTCTCACAAGAACGAATGGCACTGTCATCCCTGTTGAGAATTTGCCTGAGGAAATTGAG ATTATCCTCCCCAGGCTGGATGTTGGGCTGGAGAACAGTACAGTTCTGGACCTGGCCAATTTCAGCACGTTAATAATCGATGTTCCTTCACCTGACGTTACATTGGTGCTGAAAATGGATCCCTCTGAAAACATTACCTTCATGGTACTCCTGGGGTACAAGAATTATCCAACAACTGAGGAGTATGTGGCCAAAACTCAGATGCCTCTTGAGAATGTGAAAGAAg AGGAAAAATATACCTGGGTCCTCAGTCCGAAAGAAAGATCAGGAGATGCTGGCGTCCACTTTCTCGTCCTGAAGCCCAAAGTAGAACCAGGTGTCAAATCTGTTAATGCTACAGTCAGTATTGTAACCATTGCAGCCCAGTGCAAGTACTGGGATGAAGAAGGGTCATCTTGGAGTGAAGAGGGCTGCAGG GTTGGCCCACTCACCACGCCTTTGCTCACTCAGTGTCTGTGTAACCACTTAACTTTCTTTGGAAGCTCTTTCTTTGTCATGCCAAACTTAGTGGACGTGACGCGCACCGCAGAGCTTTTCACCACTTTCTTTAATAATCCTGTGGTTGTGTGCTTTGTGGGGGCCATTTTCTGTGCTTATCTTCTGGTGGTTGTATGGGCGCGCAGAAAAGACATACAGGACTCAGCGAAG GTCAAAATAACCGTGCTTGAAGATAACGACCCATTGGCAGAATACTGCTATATGCTGACTATCGGCACAGGGCATCGGCATGGTGCATCCACCTCCTCACAG GTGACGCTAACCCTGCTGGGGACAGAGGGTGAAAGTGAACCCCACCACCTGAGTGATCGAGAGAAACCTGTGTTTGAAAGGGGCGGGGAGGATGTATTTCTCTTGACCACACACTTTTCCCTTGGAGAGCTGCAGAGCATCAGGCTGTGGCACGACAACTCAGGCACACACCCTGCATG GTATGTCAACAAAGTAATGGTGCAAGATCTGGAGACTGGACAGAAGTGGCACTTTCTCTGTAATTCCTGGTTTGCTGTCGACGTCGGGGAGTGCACTCTCGACAAGGTCTTCCCAGTGGCCACTGAAGAGGATTTGAAGAGATTTAG CAATCTGTTCTTTATGAAGACCGCTAAGGATTTCCGTGATGGACACATCTGGTTCTCGGTCATCAGTCGACCTCCATGCAGCACCTTCACTCGTGTACAGCGAGTGTCCTGCTGCTTTTCCTTGCTGCTCTGCACGATGTTGACTAGCATCATGTTTTGGGGCATCCCTACGGATCCCTCAGAGCAGACCATGGACCTGG GTCACATCGAATTCACCTGGCAACAGGTCATGATTGGCATTCAAAGTTCGATCATCATGTTTCCTATCAATCTCCTCATTGTGAGCATCTTCAGAAACACTCGTCCTCGGGAAAAAGCGCCGAAATCTGACAAGACCAAGCAGGGGAAGACTGTTCGAGTGTCTCCCTCGCAAACCTCTTCTCCTCAGAAAGAGCAGAAGGACATCACACCAGACACAGTGCTGAAG GACATAAAAAGGATAGCCCAGTCACTGTCAAAGGCCATGAAGAGTCCCCTCCCTCATTTGGCCCTTCGACCTGGTCAACAGACTGATATCAACACTCTTTTGTCTCTGGTGGAAGACATCATTAGGCAGCAAAACCGAACCTCCTCTGACTTCTACACTGATACCGCTAAAAGAGAACGCTCAATCCTCAGTCTAGGGGCAGTCGATCTTCAAG AAAAGAGCGTTTGGGGCAGTCCAGAGAAGACCTCAGATGGGGTTCAGAAGAAGAGCAACAACAGCAGGTATCTGTACAGGCAGCTGCGTCATGTTGAGAAGAAGCTGGGTTTTCTGGGATCGTCTCGATTTCCAAACCCAGACATCTATAACAAAGCCATGCAGCAAGTTCAGGGGATGAAGAATCTGCTCGAGTTTCACCTGCCATCTCACAGCCTAGATGGAGAACAATCAGAGCGTAGTCCCAGTCCAGAAGAGAGTGTCAACAAGGGCCCTGCCAAGAAATGTTGTCAAGGCGGGCTGCCCTGGTGGTTTGTCTTTGTTGGCTGGATATTGGTGATAGCAACCAGCGGTGTATCTGGATACTTTACCATGATGTATGGGCTGACCTACGGGAAAGATCGCTCTATAAGCTGGTTGATCTCCATGGTGGTGTCCTTTTTTGAAAGTTTGTTCATCACACAACCTCTTAAG GTTCTTGGCTTCGCTGCTTTCTTCGCTCTTGTTCTGAAAAAAGTGGATCAGGAGGAATACGGAGAGGCTCAGATTGACGAGAGCCTCAAGAATTCTG ATGATCCAGATGGGGTGCGAGCAGCACGGAGAGACAGCACGTGCAGTTTCTACCAGCCACCACCTCCGACAGACATAGAGAAGATGAGAAACAACATGATTAAAGAGCAGAAAGTATTTGCTCTCATTAGGGAGATTCTTG CCTACATGGGGTTTATGTGGATGTTGCTCCTGGTGGCATATGGACAGAGGGATCCCAATGCTTATTTCCTGACCCAGCATATTCGACAGAGCTTTAGCAAAGGCATCTCTGACACGATGAGCATTCAAGATGTGTTCAACTGGGCAAACACAACTCTGCTGAGCAACTTGTTCGGAGAACACCCAG GCTTCATCACAGACGGAAACTCAAAGCTAGTGGGGAACGCTCGTCTCCGCCAGCTGAGGGTACAGAACAACTCTTGTCACGTGGCACGCCGCATGCAACAGGCTGTGCATGACTGTCATGCGCTGTACTCATGGGAGTCAGAGGACATGGGCTCCTACAGCCCAGGCTGGAATTACTCGGAGGCCGATAACACATCACAGAACCTTCCCAGTCCCTGGAAGTACCAGTCCCAGAGTAAACTGAGGGCCTACCCCATCTGGGGAAGCATGATGCTCTACGGGGGCGGAGGCTTTGTGGTGGCTCTTGGACCAGATTTAGACAACTCCAGCAG ATCGCTCCAGTATCTTTATGAAAACCGCTGGTTCGATGCGTACACCCAAGCAATATTTGTTGAGTTCACCGTGTACAACGCCAATGTCAACCTCTTC
- the bola3 gene encoding bolA-like protein 3 isoform X2, whose product MFACKGSGTGVTALRILCRNQAVVHGQAWRCRSTQTDGEVRIAKVLREKFPQASSLKVVDISGGCGAMYEVHIESCEFNGKRTVQQHQLVNRALKEEIQGMHGLRIFTDIPKQ is encoded by the exons ATGTTCGCTTGTAAGGGTTCAGGCACTGGCGTAACCGCACTCCGGATTCTTTGCAGAAATCAG GCTGTCGTCCATGGGCAAGCGTGGAGGTGTCGGTCCACCCAAACGGACGGAGAAGTCCGCATCGCCAAAGTACTCAGGGAAAAGTTTCCCCAAGCGTCATCGCTGAAAGTTGTGGATATATCTG gcggctgtggggccatgTACGAAGTTCACATAGAATCTTGTGAGTTCAACGGGAAGAGGACTGTTCAGCAACACCAGCTTGTCAATCGG GCATTGAAGGAGGAGATTCAAGGAATGCATGGACTAAGAATATTCACAGATATTCCAAAACAGTAA
- the bola3 gene encoding bolA-like protein 3 isoform X1, with protein MFACKGSGTGVTALRILCRNQAVVHGQAWRCRSTQTDGEVRIAKVLREKFPQASSLKVVDISGSSGEIHSGCGAMYEVHIESCEFNGKRTVQQHQLVNRALKEEIQGMHGLRIFTDIPKQ; from the exons ATGTTCGCTTGTAAGGGTTCAGGCACTGGCGTAACCGCACTCCGGATTCTTTGCAGAAATCAG GCTGTCGTCCATGGGCAAGCGTGGAGGTGTCGGTCCACCCAAACGGACGGAGAAGTCCGCATCGCCAAAGTACTCAGGGAAAAGTTTCCCCAAGCGTCATCGCTGAAAGTTGTGGATATATCTGGTTCGTCCGGTGAAATCCATA gcggctgtggggccatgTACGAAGTTCACATAGAATCTTGTGAGTTCAACGGGAAGAGGACTGTTCAGCAACACCAGCTTGTCAATCGG GCATTGAAGGAGGAGATTCAAGGAATGCATGGACTAAGAATATTCACAGATATTCCAAAACAGTAA